The sequence GGAGGTGTCAGCATGAACGAAATCGTGGAGAAAGATCCCGTGTGCGGGATGGATGTGAAGGCCGGGCACGAGGCGGCCCGGTTTGATCACCTCGGCAAGACGTACCTATTCTGCAATTCCGGCTGCCGGGACACATTCGCCAAGAACCCCGATGCCCACGTAAAGCGCGAAGGGGTGATGGGCAATGGACGTGGCGCGAAACCGCACCAGCACTACCGCGTGCTGCCTCCGATGAAGCACGATTTCTTTACACCGATCTATGACTTGGGCTGCCGACTCATGGGGCTGGGAACGCGATTCCGGGACTCCATCATTGGTTTCCTGGAACTGCGCGGTGGAGAGTCCGTTCTGGATGCGGGTTGCGGCACGGGCGTCTTGGCCGTGCGGATCAAGGAAAGAGTTCCCCTGGCAAACATGACCGGACTGGACCCGACCTCCTCCGCGCTTCGAATCGCTCGAAGGCGGGCGGAGAAGCGGAAGGTTGCCGTCGAGTGGAAGGAAGGGTTCGCGGAGTCCATGCCGTTCGCGGAGGCGACGTTCGACCGCGTGGTCACGTCGCTCGCTTTCCATCACATCCCCGCCGACAAGAAGATTCCGGCCCTCCGCGAGTGTCTTCGCGTCCTGAAGCCGGGAGGCCGACTCCTGCTGGTGGACTTTTGCGAGTTGGATACGTTCGGCGCGCGGTTCTTTCTCAAGACCGTGGTCGGCTTGGAGCACTTCGGTGATCAAATCGGCCGGCTGGACGACTTTCCGCGCGAGGCGGGTTTCAGCCATATTCGGCGCGTCCATCGCGCCCACCTGGGGATTGGGTTCTACATCGGTGAGAAAGGCGCGAGCCAAGAATCGAGAGGAGGAGAAAATGAGCAAAGGGTTTAGGCTGCTCATCGCGTTCGGTATTTTTCTGGGTGCGTGCTCTTTTGGCGCGCTCACTCCGGAGAAAGTCTCGAAGCGCCTCAAGCACGGCTCGCTTGTGGCGGATCGGAGTCGGGTCTGCATGTTGCAGGATACGTACCAGGCCCAGAGCGTCCTCCCAATACCGTACAACGGGAAGACGTACTACGGCTGATGCGCGGGCTGCGTTGCCCGGTTCGGGCAAGATCCTGAGAAATTCTCGAAATCAACCGACCCCATCTCAGGGGCAAATGTGGACAAGGCCCTCGCCTTCGCCTACCAGCGCGACGGAAGGGTTTTCTATTTCGAAACACTCGAAAACATCCTGGGGTTTGACCGTGATCCAAACGCACTCGGGCGTGTGCCGGTCACCCAGGCAATTCCGACCCCCAGGATGGGGGAAGTGCCGTCGGAAGGCAGGAGCCTGGAACGGCCAATGAATATGCAAGGAGGAACGCCATGAATAACAAGAAACTTCCCACCTCACCCCTCACCCCTCTCGCCTCTCGATGCAGAGGTATTATCGAACCCATTTCAGCCATTGCCGTGGCAGGGATGGTCGTCATGATGGGCGGCATGATGGCTTTCATGGTGTGGGGCATGCCCAAGATGATGGGCATGATGCACGGCGGGCATGATGAAAAATCGCATGAGGAAGCGACGGAACATGGCGCCCACGCCACAAAGGCCGTCGATCCGGTGTGTGGCATGGAAATGAAGATCGCGGAGGACACGCCGAGAACCACCCACGAAGGCAAGACCTACTACTTCTGCTCAGGGGAAGACCTCAAGAAGTTCCTCGACGAGCCGGAGAAGTACGCGAAGCCCGGCGATCACGAGCGCAAGTAGGGCGATCAGGAGTCTCTTCCGTCCCTCCTACTCCGGATCAAAGTCCGGGGCAGGCTCCAGCAGAAATCCAGTTTGGATGCCCGCTTTCGCGGGCATGACGATCCTCTTGGGCCTGTTCATAGCCGCCGCCGATGCACGTGCCTTCGTTCCCGAGGATGGCTTCCACCCCGGCTCCAAGATGGAGATGTGGAATCTCCACGGCCATCTGTTCACCGACGTTGTAAAGAAGCATGGGTATCGCGGACGTGTGGAAGAGTCCCCGGTC is a genomic window of Nitrospirota bacterium containing:
- a CDS encoding YHS domain-containing protein; this translates as MNNKKLPTSPLTPLASRCRGIIEPISAIAVAGMVVMMGGMMAFMVWGMPKMMGMMHGGHDEKSHEEATEHGAHATKAVDPVCGMEMKIAEDTPRTTHEGKTYYFCSGEDLKKFLDEPEKYAKPGDHERK
- a CDS encoding methyltransferase domain-containing protein encodes the protein MNEIVEKDPVCGMDVKAGHEAARFDHLGKTYLFCNSGCRDTFAKNPDAHVKREGVMGNGRGAKPHQHYRVLPPMKHDFFTPIYDLGCRLMGLGTRFRDSIIGFLELRGGESVLDAGCGTGVLAVRIKERVPLANMTGLDPTSSALRIARRRAEKRKVAVEWKEGFAESMPFAEATFDRVVTSLAFHHIPADKKIPALRECLRVLKPGGRLLLVDFCELDTFGARFFLKTVVGLEHFGDQIGRLDDFPREAGFSHIRRVHRAHLGIGFYIGEKGASQESRGGENEQRV